The window TACATAAAACAAATGAACTGGCTAGTGATGTGCAGAAAAAAGCAGAAGATTTGAACAGTGTTGTGGATGCAGTTAAGGATGTGGGTGAGTCCGTCAAGAAATTCAGTGGTTCTATCCAGTCCATTACCCATTCAATGAACCATCAGCTTGAAGAAAATAAGGATAAAATGGCACAGGTCGTTCAGTGGAGTAATATAATTTTAGAATTAAAGGATAAATGGCAGGAAAGAAAGCATAAGAAAAATACAGAGCGGAAGCTTGAGGAAGGCTATGATTTTAAAAAAGAGAGGGCAAGGTATTAAGGAAAGATATGAGGAGGCATACAAATGGCAGGTAACGAAAGAATGAATTATGAAAAAAAGGATAAGACTGATTCTCGAATAAGTACAAAGGATTTTATCATCGGTTCTCTTATTGGCGCAGCAGTCGGCTCACTAACAGCATTACTATTAGCACCAAAATCTGGTAGGGAAATACGGGATGATTTAAATCATCAAGCCTATCGATTAAGAGAAAAAACCGATCATATTCGCGAGTCTGTTACGATTAAAGGAACAGAATTAACGTCATCAGTCAAGGATAAGACAAGTGCTATTTCTAAAAAAGTGTCAGAGCAGTCAGTTGACCTTGTAAAAAAAGTAAAAGGACAAAAGACTGATGAGGAGGCAGATGCTTCTACAAATCCAGTTGATGAATTATTTGCCCAAAATAATCATTCGGAGTCTGATATTCAGAAAAAGCTCGAGGAAACCAAGCGGGCATTTGATGAGACAGAGAGTAAGTTCAACCCACAATAAACAGAATTAATTCAAGTCGTGTGAGGTTGTCTAGTTAGAGGAAAGCAGAGGAGAAGAAATGATAAAACTACATTCGATCGATGAATTCGAGCGTGTTCTCGAGAAAGAGAATGCTCTCCTAGTCTTGAAGCATAGCATCACATGTCCAATCAGCCTGGCTGCCTATGATGAATATGAAGCATTCACAAAAGAACAACAAGAAGTACCTACATATTATTTAACTGTACAAGAATCACGGCCATTATCCAATTATATTGCCGAGACATTTCAAATCAAGCATGAGTCACCACAGGCGATACTCTTTTCCAATAAGGAACCAGTTTGGCATGCTTCGCATCGGAAGATTACAGTTACAACCTTAACAGAATCAATAAATTAGAAAACAGTAAAAGAGGGTGTCCTATTAAGGAATCCCTCTTTTTGTTTTGAATTTAGTTTTGCGATAGAGGCCAAACAATTTTTAAATCATCGCCGGGCTCTATTTTTCCATAAAAAGTGGTCTGTTGATTATTTCTTAATAAAGTAAAGCGCCCGCTAGCTTTTTGCGGTATATTGACTTGAACATGATTAAATAAATCCTGAAAAATAAAGGGCTCCATTTTTTTTTGTTTGTACACAATCTGGTCCCCGTCTGCAATCACTTCATTTTCTGATAATACCTCTTGATTTCTTGTAAACTCGGTGATTCTTTTCGTCATCGTAAGCGGTTTTCCATTATACGAAACAGGGATGCTTTGTGAAAGAAGAATTTGCTTTACCTCTGCTAGCTCTCTTACTGTTGGCTGTTTTTTATCTTCGATGATTAGGACATCCAAGTGCTCAAAGCTGCTTCCTGGTTTTACCTCTATACCATTTCGAAAAAGCTTGCCGGAAAAAGGAGGAATAAAGGTTTCCTTACCATTAAGATTAAGATGAAACGGACGTAATTTATCAAGCTCAGCTTGGAGATCCAAAGCGGTAAGTAATTGTTCGATGGTTTCTGGAAGCCTGCATTCAATCTGGTCACGATCTGAGATTAATTGTTCACTATTAGCATGAAGTCCATTACAGATAATTTGTGCATGAACCGTGTAGGAAGTTCCATTTATCATGACCGTTTTATGTGGGATACCATCTAGTAGATCTTTAATATAGATAACTGGCTTTTTTCCATCCCGACCGGGAATGACGGTTAACTGATCCTCATGTTCAATGGGATCATCAAGGCTCGATAGGATTCCATTTTTATATAGTAATGGAGCTTCCCCATGCTCGCCTGGAAACGTAATGCTTTGCCCATTGAGGGAAATAATCATGGCCATCCCTGGTTTACCATATAGCTTATTTAATTTTATTCCACTCGCAAGCAGACTGTCGCCGATGGTTAATTGCTTGACTTCAAAAAGTCGGACGGGCTGCTCGTTAACATAGACGGTTCGATAATGGACAGGTGATTTTTGCGCTGTAATGGCAATCCCGATTGGTGTGACTAGCTCTGGTCCTTTGTCAATATGGTCGGCAATGGAAACAGCAGGTATAGCGTTTAAGTCTCTAATGGCGACTCGATTTTCCGGAAGCTGCATTGTTTGTGCGAGCATTGCCGTTATATTGGGGGTTAGGCTGCCACCGCCGACAAGCATAATCGCTTTAGGTGTCTTTTGATTATTTAGACGCAAAATTTCTTCGCAAATGGATTGAGCTAATTTTGCAATCACAGGTGTAATGGTCGTAACCACGTCTTCTCTGGTCATTTCAGTCTCAAAACCGAGTATATCTGTTACGGTAAGGACACCCTCTTTGAGTAATGCTCTTTTGGCTTGTTCTGCTATAGGGAAGTCCAGCAGATATTGATCACTGATCGCTTCGGTCACTTCATCACCGGCAATCGGAACCATTCCATAAGCAATGACGGTTCCCATATCAGTGATCGCAATATCAGAGGTGCCGGCACCAATATCAACAAGGGCAACGTTTAATCTGCGCATGGAAGGCGGGATTAGAACATTGATAGCAGCAATTGGCTCAAGTGTCAAAGCCTCCATTTCTAAATCAGCTCTATGAAGAGCGGCAATTAAGGATTCGACGACAACCCGTGGCAGAAAAGTTGCGATAATTTCAACTGAGGCTTCTGTTCCCTGTTGGTCAATTAAATTGCCAATCTCTTCATGATCAAGCCTATAATGAAGAACAGAATAACCAACACAATAATAATACTGATGGTTTTCAGCATTATGCTGCTTCTCGGCAACAATCGCTTGAGCCTCTTGAACAGCACTTAACTCTAAATGGAGAATGTCTTCTTTTTGAATCATAGGTTTTCCAGCAATCGGAACAGTTACACCAGCGCGCTCAGTTTTTAAGGCTCTCCCGGCAGCTGCTACGTTTACTTTTTTAAGCGGTCCATGTGTTCTTTCAAGCTCCGCTTTAATGTCAGAAATAATCCTAGAAACCGCGACCACATCATGGATTTGTCCATCCAGCATGGCACGGTTTGTATGCTCTTTTATGAGAATATCGATAACCTGGTAGCTTTCTTCGCTAACTTCCTCCAATATAATACCAACAACAGAGCGAGTTCCGATATCTAAGGCAAATAGTTTCTTTTGTTCTTCCAAGAGGATGCACCTTCTTATTGATTTATACAAATTTACTTTAGTGCTTAAAAGCGTCTAAGCAGAAAAGAAATAGTTCGTGACATTGACTGATAATTCATATATAATAACCGTAATCATAAAAAATGTATCACATTTTAGTTAGTCGATAAAGAAGTGTTATTATTTTGTTATCGACAGAGAAGGGGCGGGCACACATGAGTAATAATCAGTTAGATGAATTAAGACAAAAAGTGGAAGAACAAAACCTTCAAATTTTACAATTAATTAATGAGCGGGCTAAAACAGTTCAGGAAATCGGACGTGTAAAGGAAACACAAGGGGTAAACCGTTACGATCCTGTACGCGAACGTCAAATGCTCGACCAAATTATTGAAAATAACCATGGTCCTTTTGAGGATTCAACTATTTTACATTTATTTAAACAAATTTTTAAAGCGGGACTAGAGCTACAGCAGGATGATCATCGTAAAGCACTGCTCGTTTCACGTAAGAAAAAATCAGAAGACACCGTCATCGATCTAAAAGGTGAATTGGTTGGAGCGGGAACCCCTTCCTTTGTTTTCGGACCTTGCTCTGTTGAATCATACGATCAGGTAGCAGCGGTTGCAGCCTCGGTAAAAGCAAAAGGACTTAAGCTTCTTCGTGGCGGGGCTTATAAACCAAGAACTTCTCCGTATGACTTTCAGGGTCTTGGGGTTGAAGGCCTAAAGATATTAAAACGTGTGGCTGATGAATATGATTTGGCTGTGATCAGTGAGATTGTCACACCAACCGACATTGAAACGGCACTTGATTATATCGATGTTATTCAAATCGGGGCCCGTAATATGCAAAACTTCGAATTACTCAAGGCAGCAGGGGCAGTTAACAAACCAGTCCTCTTGAAACGTGGTCTGTCGGCAACGATTGAAGAATTCATTAACGCTGCAGAATACATTATGTCACAGGGAAATGGTCAAATTATTCTTTGTGAACGTGGTATTCGGACATATGAAAAAGCAACAAGAAATACATTAGATATTTCAGCTGTACCTATCTTAAAGCAAGAAACCCATTTACCAGTTATGGTGGATGTGACCCATTCAACGGGCCGCAGAGATTTATTGCTTCCATGTGCAAAAGCAGCTCTAGCAATTGGTGCAGATGGTGTTATGGCTGAAGTTCATCCAGATCCAGCCGTCGCACTTTCTGACTCTGCACAACAAATGGACCTAAAGCAATTTGATGAGTTTTATAATGAAATTCAGAAATCTGTTTTTATAAAAGCATAGCAAGCTAGGTCAAGAAAGCTTTCCACAATAACGTGGAAAGTTTTTCTTTGTGAGACTTGATGGTCAAGAAGAATTCAAAAATGATGAAATGTGAGATAAAAAAACAATTGACATTGCGAGATGTGGCTCTCTATCGTATGATTAATAACAGAAGTAATATTATTGAATTCTTATCATTAATTGGATTAAATTTATTCATTTGACAATTCGTTCGTGAATTTTAGAACAAAGTAATATAATAGAATAAACATCCGAAAAATTGATTATGATTAAGAGCATAAAGGAGTGTTACATATGAATATTACGATATATGATGTTGCTCGAGAAGCTAATGTTTCGATGGCGACTGTATCACGGGTAGTAAATGGCAACCCAAATGTCAAGCCAACAACAAGGAAAAAGGTTTTAGAGGTTATCGATCGTTTAGGTTATCGACCGAATGCGGTGGCAAGAGGGTTGGCAAGTAAGAAAACTACAACGGTTGGGGTGATTATCCCTGATATTTCGAATGTCTTCTTCGCTGAGCTGGCAAGGGGAATTGAAGATATTGCAACCATGTATAAATACAACATTATCTTAAGTAATTCAGACCAAAATAAAGATAAGGAGCTACACCTGTTAAATACAATGCTAGGCAAGCAGGTTGACGGTCTCGTCTTTATGAGTGGAAATGTTACGAAGGAACATGTGGAAGAATTTGAAAAATCACCTGTGCCGATTGTATTGGCGGGTTCTATTGAGGAAACAGAGAAAATACCTTCGGTTAATATTGACCATGAACAGGCGGTATTTGATGCGGTGAGCACATTTATTGAAAAGGGACACAAATCTATTGGGCTGGCAATCGGTCCTTTACATGATCCGATAAATGTTCATAAAAAGCTCGCAGGCTATAAAAGAGCGTTAGCTCATGCTGGTATTGAATATAATGAAGAACTAGTAGCTGAAGGGGACTATACATATGATTCTGGGATTGAGGCTTTTGAAAAGCTTCTTGAAGCAGGTAATCGCCCTACAGCCATAATGGTTGGTTCAGACGAAATGGCCTTGGGTGTTGTTCATGGTGCCCAAGATAAAGGCTTTAGTATCCCTGAGGACTTTGAAGTCATCACCTCAGATAATACAAGATTATCGATGATGGTGCGGCCGCAGCTTACGACGATTGTACAGCCGTTATATGATATTGGCGCTGTAGCGATGCGTTTATTAACAAAGCTAATGAACAAAGAGGAAGTAGACGATTTAATCGTTGTTCTGCCACATCGGATTGAGGTGCGGGATTCAACAAAATAGGCTATAAATTAAAAATAACGGGGGAGTTCAAGCTAGAACTCCCTGTTATTTTATGCTTTTTTTTCTTTTCGAATCGAATATAATGCTTTTTCAAGTGTTTGTTTGTTTTTCTCAGTAATTTCTTCTTTTCTTGGAATGGCTTCATACAAATGCTCATTATCCTCCCAGTTAGTTGGGAGAATCACATCCGATTTTTCCTGCCAACGTGTCACCCATTCCTCTGGAAGAATTCCTGTGTTGGTTTGGTTTTCCGTCATTTCAAACCAAATAGAGGCCCAGGCCCTTGGAACAACTCTCCATATATCGTAGCCTCCGCCACCCACAGCAATCCATCTTCCATCACAAAACTGATGGCTAAGTTCATGGGCAAGCTTTGGAATTTCCTTAAAGGTAGCCATAGTTGAATATAAGTGAGTTAAGGGGTCCAGATAATGAGCATCGACGCCGTTTTGTGTAATAATGATATCTGGTTTGAAAAACTCTGTTACCTCAAAGGCCGCATTTCGATAACAATCCAAAAACGATTCATCCTCAGTGAACGCATCGATTGGAATATTAAAGGAAAAACCATAGCCTGCACCCTGTCCTCTTTCGCTGATATTACCAGTTCCGGGAAATAAATAGCGGCCCGTTTCATGGATCGAAAGTGTACATACATTTGGATCATCATAAAAGGCCCATTGTACCCCATCACCATGGTGTGCATCTGTATCAATATAAAGGACACGGGCTTGATATTTTTCCTGAATATATTTAATCATGACAGAAATATCATTGTACACACAAAAACCGGATGCCTTCCCACGAAAACCATGATGAAGGCCGCCGCTAAGATGCAGAGCATGCCTTGCTTTTCCGCTCATCACATAATCCGCAGCCGTAAGGGCTCCTCCGACTATTAAGGAAGTAACCTCATGCATATTTGGAAAAATTGGCGTATCCTCGGTACCGAAGCCATAGCTTTCAGCAAGTTGGGAGGAAAGCTTCCCATCTCCTGCTAGCTGTACTGCATCGACAAATTGTGGATCGTGAATCAGAATTAATTCCTCTCTTGTTGCTGGTCTTGGTGGTACTATTTGTTTACTATTAATCGCATTACATTTATCTAATAGGTCTAACGTTAATTTCAAGCGCAGTGGACTAAAAGGATGATGTGCATTAAATCGATAGTTTAATAGCTCAGGTGAATAGATAAAGATTGAATCATCATTCATCTTACAATACCCGGTAAATTTGGCCAAAGAACTTGATATCCAGCCTTTTTGATATGCTCTATTAAACTAATAGGGTTAATGGTCTGTGCTCTAATCACAATGATTTTATAGCCTTCATCCTTTTTGTCCTGGTAAATAAGTACGCTTAATATATTAACCTTTAATTCACGAAAGACAGCAGTTATTTCATTCAGAACACCGGCACGATTCGGAGCTTTAATTTCAATTTGCGATGCAGGCTGATTGGCCCCGGTAAGTTCTATCAATGTATGTAATAAATCGGTCTCCGTGATAATTCCAACTAATTTCTTATCCTTTACAATTGGTAGACAGCTTATATGATGTTCATAGAAGATAGCGCCAATTTCCTCCACAAAATCGAGCGGGTGTCCTGTAATCAGGTTGGTTTTCATGATAGTTTTAATCGGTTTCTGAAGGACATCCTTTTGTTCCTCTGGATCGGTTAGAATGGAAGGTGTTGCATCACGGATATCTCGGTCAGATACTAATCCGATTAAATATTGGTCATCTGTGACAATTGGAAGATGTCTGACTTTATGCTGTAGCATGAGTTTCGTTGCTTCTAGGATAGGTTGATCTTGAGTTAGCGTAATAATCCTCGTTTTCATAATTTCTTCGACGATCATGTTAATTTCCCCCTTTTCTACCTATATTTTAATACATAAAACGATTCATGAAACGTAAACTATCAAATTTTTGTATAGATTCTGAATTTACTCGCTTCCCGATTCGTACCATGAGACAGTTGGCAGGATGTGAGCAAATTTCAGGGTCATCTGTGGCGTACCATTCCAGATTTCCAACGTTCATCATTTTCCCCATAATATTACGGTATTCCCAAACATTTAGCCCTGTCCCTTTTAAATCCCAATGCCAATAATATTCAGTTGTAAAAATAATATAGTCCTCCATAGCATCATCCATCATGGAGACGGTTAACAATGCTTCGCCAACCCCAAGACTACGATAATGGGAGCTCACTTCAATTGCCCCTAATTCAATCAGGTTTTCCATTTTTATTTCTGACCAGCGCTCAAGTGGATCAGGGTACAGGAAGGTCACATAGCCGACAATGGTTTTTTCTAATCTTGCAATGATAATTCTTCCTTCTGGTAAACTAGCAATCTCAATGACTGCTTCATGCTGTTTGTTAGGAGGGCGAAAGGCAACAAGACCGGTATCGAATTCAAGTTCTGACAATTGCTCTGGAGACATCGGTCCTTCAACAATTAAAGTGCCAACAGGGGTTGTTAATTCTTTTGAATAGTAAGTTTTTTTATGTTCCATAAATTTTTATTCACCGCCATAAATATTCTTTACCCCTTAATACTCTTCAATAAAAATCGGTGGATAAATCTTTATAAGCTGGGATTAAAAGGAATTAAGGATGTACTAACACCATTATACAATATTTTTAACTAATAAATGTTACCTTAGTCTATTTACATAATTAATTATTTTTGAACATAATAGATAAATATATTTAAAAATTTTTTTAATAAATAATATTTTAAAAATTGAGAAAATTTTAAATTTGTTATATAATAGATTTGAAATTACAAAAAGGAGGAAAAGATAGATGAAATTGGAAGTTTTGCCATCTCTAAAAGGGGACTATAATCTTACTAGTTATGAGGAAGTGTATAATAGTTTTGATTGGCAGGAAACAGAGAAGATGTTTTCTTGGTATGAGACTGGAAAAGTAAATATTGCTTATGAAGCAATCGACAAGCATGCAGAAAGTGTCAGAAAAAACAAGATAGCCTTATATTATCATGAAGGATTAAGAAAAGAGAAATATACGTTTAAGGAAATGAAGGAGCTTTCCAATAAGGCTGGTAATGTTTTCAAACAGTATGCACAAGTTGAAAAGGGAGACCGTGTTTTCATTTTCATGCCAAGATCTCCAGAGTTATATTTCGCTGTTTTAGGAGCGATTAAGCTTGGTGCGATTGTTGGTCCATTATTTGAAGCATTCATGGAAGGTGCTGTACGTGACCGTCTAGAAGACAGTGATGCAAAAGTGATTGTGACTACAAAGGAACTTTTAGCGCGTATACCTGTTGAAGAATTGCCATCATTAAAACATATTTTTGTTGTCGGTGACGATGTAGAAGAAAATGGTCAAATTATCGACTTCAATAAAAAATTGAACGAAGCAAGCACACAGCTTGATATTCAATGGGTTGACCGTACAGATGGGATGCTATTGCATTATACGTCTGGTTCGACTGGAAAACCTAAAGGTGTCTTACATATTCATAATGCAATGATTCAACAATATCAAACAGCTAAATGGGTTCTTGATTTAAAAGAAGAGGATGTATATTGGTGCACGGCTGATCCAGGCTGGGTAACAGGAACAGCCTATGGAATTTTTGGACCGTGGCTGACAGGTACGTCAAATTTAATTGTCGGCGGTCGCTTCAATCCTGAAACATGGTATAAAATGCTTGAGGATTATGGTGTAACCGTTTGGTACAGTGCCCCAACTGCATTCCGTATGTTAATGGGTGCTGGTGATGAAGTGGTTAAGAGATTTGATCTTTCGAATTTAAGACATATTTTAAGTGTTGGTGAGCCATTAAATCCAGAGGTTGTCCGCTGGGGAATGAAGGTATTTGGTTTAAGAATTCACGATACTTGGTGGATGACTGAAACCGGTGCACAGGTCATTTGTAACTATCCTTGCATGGAAGTGAAGCCTGGTTCAATGGGTAAGCCAATTCCAGGTGTAGAAGCAGCCATTGTTGATGATCAAGGAAATGTTCTACCACCTAATCGTATGGGTAACCTAGCGATTAAAAAAGGCTGGCCATCCATGATGTATACGATTTGGAATAACCAAGAAAAGTATGATTCTTACTTTATGCCTGGTGACTGGTATGTATCTGGAGATTCGGCATATATGGATGAAGATGGTTACTTCTGGTTCCAAGGCCGTGTTGATGATGTTATTATGACTGCTGGTGAGCGTGTTGGACCGTTTGAGGTTGAAAGTAAGCTTCTAGAGCATCCAGCGATTGCTGAAGCCGGAGTAATCGGTAAGCCGGATCCTGTCCGTGGAGAAATCATTAAGGCATTTGTTGCCCTTTTAGATGGATATGAGCCATCAGAGGAGCTTATCGAAGATATTCGTCAATTTGTAAAAACAGGACTTGCAGCGCATGCAGCGCCGAGAGAAATCGAGTTCCGTGATAAATTGCCGAAGACAAGAAGTGGTAAGATTATGCGCCGTGTGTTAAAAGCATGGGAGCTAAATTTACCAACAGGTGACCTTTCTACAATGGAAGATTAATGAGACATGAAAAAGCGGGTATCCCATTTATTGGGATACCCGCTTTTAGCTATTGAACAGGAGGTGTTTCAGTACCTTGTTCCCCTGTTTCAGGTTCATTAGGTGGAGTAGCTGGCGGCTGGGTTTCTGTATTCGTTCCATCATCAGGAGCTTCAGAATCAACCGGTGTTGCTGGTGGCTGGCCAACGGTAACTGAGTTAGATGGTGCCGATTCATTTCCGGCGATATCTACGGCAGTGACATAATAGGTACCAGTTCCTGCCTGGAATGAGTAGGAACCATCTACTTGAATCGTCCCAACTCTACTTCCACCATTATAGACCCTATAGCCAACGATATCGTATTCTGAGCTGCCTCCCCATGTAATGGTATTTCCTGAAACGGCAATACCTGGTGCAGAAGGAGGACTTCCGTTATCCTGGAGGCTGGAACTTGGAACAATTGCATTTGCCAAGCCGTTGCTGTACGATGCCAATTGATTTGCTGAAATTCCGAGCATTTTTTGAATCGCAGCAGAGTCTAGGATAACGCCTGTTTGGACAAATTCTGCAGGTGTTGAATCAAGGGCTAAATATTTTTTGCCACCAATTGTAACAAATTTTCCACTATCAAAGCTATGGTCCGATTTAGTAGGAACAAACTTAGCATTGAAGAGATCGGTGCGGACAAGTCCGGCATTTGCACATGCCTCAGTTGCTAAGCCGCCTGATACCGCACAGAAGGTTCTTGTTACAATTCCCTCCGGCATTGGTTGTCTTTCGCTAGGGTCTACCAATTCTGGAGCAATGTCATAGGCTGCATTCATTAAATCTGCCCAAAGATAAATATTTCTTACACCATATGAAAGTCCTTTATAGCTTAGCTCTAATGGTTTTGGTTCATCGTAACCATTCCAAACTCCAAATGAGACATTTGGATTTGTTGCAACAAACCATGAATCCTTGTAATCCTGACCTGTACCTGTTTTCCCTGCCCAGTCAGAGCTGAATTTTAAGCGCCCGTTTAAGGATGTGGCTGTCCCACCGCTAATAACATCTCTTAACAGATCATAGGTTAAATAGGCGGTTTGAGGACTGAAAACCGGTACCGGATTTACTTCATGCTGAAAGATAATATTTCCTTCTTTATCCGTAATTTTTTCAATCATATAAGCATCGATAAATTGACCGCTGTTGGCAAAGGTGCCATAAGCGTTCGTATTTTCTTCAACAGAGACGCCGTTTGTCAGTCCGCCAAGGGCAGCTGAACGGTTCACATAGTCACCCTCTGTTAAAGAGGTAAAGCCCATTTTTTCGAGGTATTGAGCCGGTTTCGTATCAATAATATCCACATATGCTTTAACTGCAGGGATATTGTAGGATCTAGTTAACGCTTCCCTGGCTGTTACAAGCCCATGAGTCCCACCGCCGTAGTTGGTAGGCCAAGGTCTGCTTGACCCAGGATTTAATCTTAATGGCACGTCAGGTAGGATGCTACCTGGAGAAATGGTTCCCTGTTCAAAAGCAGGTGCATAGACAAGCAAGGGCTTCATCGTGGAACCATTCGACCGTTTTGCGCTCGTTGCATGGTTGATCTGCTCACGATGATAATCACGTCCGCCGACAAAACTGATGATTCTACCTGTTTTGTTCTCTATCAAGATGGCTCCAGTTTCTACTGGGTCACTAACCGTCTTTACTTCGCCTGTCTCAGGATCAGTATACGTTTTAGATTTATCGCTTCCATAGTATTGGAAGTTATTTACAACCTCTGTAAATCGGTCATAAATATCCTTATTTATTGTGCTGTGAATTTCATAGCCATTTTGACGGATGTCCCTA of the Bacillus tuaregi genome contains:
- a CDS encoding transglycosylase domain-containing protein; the protein is MKIEKSKYSSKFKRFINLLKDKQTIKKARITYQVLWNLALIFMIVVVLGVFFAGGLGAGYFASLVKNEPIRSYDNMKKNIYNYEETSKLYFANDVYLGKLYTDLEREEVKLKDVSQDLINAVVATEDEYFYEHGGVVPKAILRAIFQEVTNSSVQTGGSTLTQQLIKNQILTNEVSFERKAKEILLALRLEKFFSKEEILEAYLNVSTFGRNSSGRNIAGVQSAAKGIFGKDVSDLNLPQAAFIAGLPQSPFGYTPYTNGGEIKQNLNPGISRMKTVLNRMYTDGKISKQQYEEALAYDITKDFITIHENPVEQYPWVTFEIEKRATEVMSYVLAEKDGITKDKLDGDAVLKEKYLALADRDIRQNGYEIHSTINKDIYDRFTEVVNNFQYYGSDKSKTYTDPETGEVKTVSDPVETGAILIENKTGRIISFVGGRDYHREQINHATSAKRSNGSTMKPLLVYAPAFEQGTISPGSILPDVPLRLNPGSSRPWPTNYGGGTHGLVTAREALTRSYNIPAVKAYVDIIDTKPAQYLEKMGFTSLTEGDYVNRSAALGGLTNGVSVEENTNAYGTFANSGQFIDAYMIEKITDKEGNIIFQHEVNPVPVFSPQTAYLTYDLLRDVISGGTATSLNGRLKFSSDWAGKTGTGQDYKDSWFVATNPNVSFGVWNGYDEPKPLELSYKGLSYGVRNIYLWADLMNAAYDIAPELVDPSERQPMPEGIVTRTFCAVSGGLATEACANAGLVRTDLFNAKFVPTKSDHSFDSGKFVTIGGKKYLALDSTPAEFVQTGVILDSAAIQKMLGISANQLASYSNGLANAIVPSSSLQDNGSPPSAPGIAVSGNTITWGGSSEYDIVGYRVYNGGSRVGTIQVDGSYSFQAGTGTYYVTAVDIAGNESAPSNSVTVGQPPATPVDSEAPDDGTNTETQPPATPPNEPETGEQGTETPPVQ
- the acsA gene encoding acetate--CoA ligase — protein: MKLEVLPSLKGDYNLTSYEEVYNSFDWQETEKMFSWYETGKVNIAYEAIDKHAESVRKNKIALYYHEGLRKEKYTFKEMKELSNKAGNVFKQYAQVEKGDRVFIFMPRSPELYFAVLGAIKLGAIVGPLFEAFMEGAVRDRLEDSDAKVIVTTKELLARIPVEELPSLKHIFVVGDDVEENGQIIDFNKKLNEASTQLDIQWVDRTDGMLLHYTSGSTGKPKGVLHIHNAMIQQYQTAKWVLDLKEEDVYWCTADPGWVTGTAYGIFGPWLTGTSNLIVGGRFNPETWYKMLEDYGVTVWYSAPTAFRMLMGAGDEVVKRFDLSNLRHILSVGEPLNPEVVRWGMKVFGLRIHDTWWMTETGAQVICNYPCMEVKPGSMGKPIPGVEAAIVDDQGNVLPPNRMGNLAIKKGWPSMMYTIWNNQEKYDSYFMPGDWYVSGDSAYMDEDGYFWFQGRVDDVIMTAGERVGPFEVESKLLEHPAIAEAGVIGKPDPVRGEIIKAFVALLDGYEPSEELIEDIRQFVKTGLAAHAAPREIEFRDKLPKTRSGKIMRRVLKAWELNLPTGDLSTMED